One genomic window of Stieleria sp. JC731 includes the following:
- a CDS encoding NYN domain-containing protein, whose protein sequence is MSLLLLIDGYNITQPIRTKASDPRWLEKNRRVLLRDLVKYLDDETRHRTCVVFDAANPPKDRASEYQHHGIKVRFAVGYPTADDLLEELIRGHHTPKKLMVVSSDHRVQIAASRRSAAFRDSEPWMDALTDGTIILADGEYYCVEGSSNPGSSKALSEKSKGQGGASAAPKRSGQIDSGPNRRQASLKPRQPLQEISLSDPELEELLATDRLLKQKAPKTKPRPLPESSGKSSKTPPPKVPRTGKTKPTEPPAKKANSKTPDSKSQQGRVGKPRIEDSDEVNDWMREFGFEPE, encoded by the coding sequence GTGTCTCTGCTACTACTTATCGACGGCTACAACATCACCCAACCGATCCGCACGAAGGCATCAGACCCTCGGTGGCTTGAAAAGAATCGGCGCGTGCTGCTGCGTGATTTGGTGAAATATCTCGATGACGAGACTCGACATCGGACCTGCGTCGTTTTTGATGCCGCGAACCCACCGAAGGATCGTGCGAGCGAGTATCAGCATCATGGGATCAAAGTCCGTTTCGCCGTCGGCTATCCCACAGCCGATGACCTACTGGAAGAACTCATTCGAGGTCATCACACGCCCAAAAAACTGATGGTGGTCTCCTCTGATCACCGAGTTCAAATTGCAGCCTCCCGACGATCTGCTGCCTTTCGTGACAGTGAACCATGGATGGATGCGCTGACCGATGGGACCATCATCCTGGCCGACGGAGAGTACTACTGCGTCGAAGGATCGAGCAATCCGGGGTCTTCAAAAGCCTTGTCGGAAAAATCGAAAGGGCAGGGCGGTGCTAGCGCGGCACCGAAACGTTCTGGACAAATCGATTCTGGACCAAACAGACGACAAGCGTCACTGAAACCACGGCAGCCTCTTCAAGAGATTTCATTGTCGGATCCAGAACTGGAAGAACTGCTCGCGACTGACCGTTTGCTCAAGCAGAAGGCTCCTAAAACAAAGCCTAGACCGTTGCCCGAATCGAGCGGAAAAAGCTCAAAGACACCTCCCCCCAAAGTGCCTCGAACGGGCAAGACAAAACCAACAGAACCGCCGGCGAAAAAAGCGAACAGCAAAACGCCGGACTCCAAATCGCAGCAGGGTAGGGTGGGAAAGCCTCGAATCGAGGATTCTGATGAAGTTAACGATTGGATGCGAGAATTCGGATTCGAACCGGAGTAA